The Solanum lycopersicum chromosome 2, SLM_r2.1 DNA window GTTCTTATCAACTTTTCTGGTGTCTGCTTCTTTTTTGTATGACTTAGACAGATTTAACTCTGTTAACATCTACAGCACTATATACTTGATATTTGGTCATGTTTCTCAAATCAGATATTTTTGTGCTTAGACCATGTTTTCCATCAATTTGAACCATTCTATCACTATTGGAACTAGATAGGTAGTGCAAATTACTTATTTTGGTTATCTTCAATTCAACTATGGTGTAAGGGACAAGGTGATATTAATGAAAAAGATAGGGGAGGATGGGAGGAGATTGATgatctgataccatgtgaagtggaagtagaaaaaaaaagagaactcGTCTTGATTTACTCTCTCAAGCTATTGGGgtttaaatattatgtttacATGTCTTACAATTGCAGTAAATTAAGCTACTTGCTATATTTACATGATTCTATAATATTCACAAAGATTCTAACAGTAAATAGTGAGTGCGGCAACATGAAGTGATCCACAGCTGTGCCATGCATGACACAAACTTGTACCGGTACACCTTGCTTAGAGATGATAAACTTGTTTCGTGATATATGAATTTGTTTCCATATTTTATATACAGTTTTTATGAGAACTGAAGAAGGGGAAAACCTATAAATTAGTAGAGGTGTTTGATTtggatttaagaaaaaattgaagttgaaactTTTCGGGATGGGAATAGTGCCTACTCTATTTGAGTCCTTAGGTTAGATTAAACAGAAAGACTTAAGAATTTAGAATGCCTGCATTGCTTGGATGAGCAgggctttttatttattttagttgctAAAGCATAATATCCTCTTCATTGGATCTTCACATTTGCCTCTATATGATTTTTAACAAAATAGTTAATGAATACCTTTTGTATGCAATGGAAGATTCTAGGCCTATAGGTTTTGTCTCTTTTCTTGTGTGTGTTTTTCTGTTCTATTTATTAGAGTCAGATAAGATGGTATATGTAAACTCTCCTTCTGTTTTGACTGttcttttaaagaaatattactTGTCTCAAGAATTTCTCTTGTTCCTTGGAAAAATTTTGAGCTATGTTTTTAATTTCATGAGACTAGGCATAGATGGACTGGTCGTTATGAAGCTCATCTTTGGGATAAAAGTACCTggaatcaaaaccaaaataagaAAGGAAAGCAAGGTGTTTCTCTTTGTTCTCTAGCAGATATTTTTGGTTCTATTTCATGCTGATCAGAATTCAGCTCGAtgctccattttttttttttgggtgaaaaaCTGATGTTTAGAAAGTGTTATTATTGCATGGACATTGGGACACTTATTGCTGCTTGATCGGGATGGACAGTTTATTTAGGTGAGCATTTTGAGTAATCCTTTTCTGAAGTACTGCACATGAAAGGAGATTAAACTGTTAAACATTTCGAGAACAAAATTTGTTGTAGGAGCATATGATGATGAGGAGGCTGCAGCAAGAGCATATGATCTTGCCGCTTTGAAATATTGGGGTCCTGGAACCCTCATTAATTTCCCAGTAAGATGtttaatattagtttttttgtCAGTTTACCAAGCGATACAGGCATCTAGCCCTTCCTAATTCCTTCCTATCTTTCTCAAGGATTTACTACAATTCTTCTCTTGCTTTGTTTTCTTAATTCCTTACTTGCATAATATTGGGTCTGTTAAAGCTTTGCACCCAACTGTATCAGGTGCTTTGCAATGGCTATACTTTCATGTACTAAATGTTCTGACTGTTTATGTAGGTGACAGATTACACAAGGGACCTTGAAGAGATGCAAAATGTCTCAAGAGAAGATTATCTTGCATCATTAAGAAGGTGGGTGTGCTGTTTGCATATGCATGCGTTTGGTAGAGTATCTGCTGATTCCTCATAAACTCATCTTTGCAGAAAGAGTGGTGGTTTCTCCAGAGGGATCTCTAAATATCGTCcgctatccaggtatgctaGCACAGATCAAGTCTGCATTCATATGACTTGTTGAATTGAAAATTATGTGATGAAGGATGAATGCTGTGGGATTTCCCGACACATTCACATTTACCTATTTTTCCTGGTATCTTGATATTCATTAGGGTTTCTTAGATGTCATTATTCACGATATCTTCCGTCTTCTCTTCTCTGCATCCAATGTAGTCGATGGGATCTGCAATTCGGACGTGTGCCTGGAGCTGATTACTTTAACAGCCTGCACTATGGTGAGTACAGTTATTGTcatgcaaaaataaattttctattaataattgttcattttagaccttcattctcaaaaaataaaatagttccTTTTAGACCTAGGATTTAGTTAGCAAATCAGGGCTGAACTCACATCTtataaatctttaaatttctcAAAGGTGATAACGCCACAGTGGACAATGAGTACATCGGTGGTTTCTGCATGGATAGAAAGATTGACTTGTCAAGTTACATCAAGTGGTGGGGAGGTAATAAAGCTCGTCAAACAGATTCGCATCTGAAAATATCGGAGGAAACAAAGGTTGGTTGTCCTGAAGATATTGATAATGAGCTTAGGGCTTCAGAATTATCAATTCAGCAGACTGAACCATATGAGATGCCCCGTTTGGGTGTGTACCAAGAAAATAAGAATCATAAAAGCTCAACATTATCTGCTGTGAGCATTTTGTCACAGTCTGCAGCATACAAGAGTTTAGTAGAGAAGGTtgctaaaaagaaagaaaaagttgaGAATGATGAGAATGAAAACAAAAGCACTATCAACAGAGTCGACCGTGGGAAGATGATAGAAAAATCAAGTCCTGATAGTGGAAGTGAGAGGCTTGGAGCTGCATTTCTCAATGCTGGGGGATTATCTATTAACAGAAACTTGCACCCACTTACTCCACTCCTGTCAGGACCACTTCTCACTAACTACAACAGCATAGATCCCTTAACAGACCCTGTTCTTTGGACATCTATTGTTCCTAATTTTCATACAGGTTCTTCACGGACTGCTGAGGTGAGTTTATCTCTTATCAATGCTTAGATTATCTTGTTTCGCATACTCCCATCTGTGTAGAAACATGGAAGTAGGATAAAAAGTTGATGGAGTGGAATGATAATCACCTAGACTCAATGATTCCTCGCATCTGATGCTTAGTTTCACATGAATACTAgatcaaattaaagaagttgCTAATTTACAATTTTGtccatttaattatttttaagtgattttttctTCAGCAGACTGTTTCCTAGCTATATCATCTAATGGAACTTGCACTTAGCTAAGCCTGAGCTCTACTATCCACGTCCACCAGCAATTTAAGTGGGAAAATCATGATTGTTGTTAAGATGTACGAAGAGTATTAGTATGACTTTTCTCTTTGAAGAATGGATAATGTTCAGTTAGTTGTACCTTGACTGCTTGCCTCTGTTATGACTTGTCTGGACCTTGGTCTTTAACAAGAGATCCTACTTAGTATCTAACAATACATACTTTTGCACCCACCATTAGTGGTACCTCAATATAACATATACCCTTCCACATGACTATGCCATTTCCAATTttaaaagactacacaaaatgCAAATTTCAGTAGTATATAATGTTGAGTAGCATAATACTTGTGATGTAGTCGTAATGACTGCCTTTTGGTAGTGTGTGGGATTGCATAAGCAGTAAAAGGTCTGTGTCCTGTATATAACCAATAATTGTTGTTTAGGACTTCAAATGAATTATTGATCCTAGTATGTTTACAAGATGGAGTGAAGGGTGAgaagcacttgagaatggttaCATAACAAGTATTCCCTACAGAAAAATTGTGCAGAGTGGTGATTTTCTGAAGTTTGTTAGATGGGAAGGATATGTGTATCTCATAAACCTGGATCTTTCATGCAGGTC harbors:
- the LOC101244538 gene encoding AP2-like ethylene-responsive transcription factor At2g41710, encoding MASLSSEPTAKTEGSSGNDAGGGETSEAMGHIGTDQLLLYRGLKKAKKERGYTAKERISKMPPCTAGKRSSIYRGVTRHRWTGRYEAHLWDKSTWNQNQNKKGKQVYLGAYDDEEAAARAYDLAALKYWGPGTLINFPVTDYTRDLEEMQNVSREDYLASLRRKSGGFSRGISKYRPLSSRWDLQFGRVPGADYFNSLHYGDNATVDNEYIGGFCMDRKIDLSSYIKWWGGNKARQTDSHLKISEETKVGCPEDIDNELRASELSIQQTEPYEMPRLGVYQENKNHKSSTLSAVSILSQSAAYKSLVEKVAKKKEKVENDENENKSTINRVDRGKMIEKSSPDSGSERLGAAFLNAGGLSINRNLHPLTPLLSGPLLTNYNSIDPLTDPVLWTSIVPNFHTGSSRTAEVHKSEASSDYTLFQQED